GCCACagacaaacagaaaaacacaatctAGCTCTGTCATCCTTTCAATGTTATTATTGGGTACAGCTGATCACCTGTGGTTTGGTGCTtgtaggttcaattcctgtgtTCTAGAGCTCCCAGTTTCAACTGagtatgaaatatttatttttttatatttaatattgtgtTTCATAGAAGCAATAAGCCCCTCACGAAACAGTTAAAGCCAAGAATTATGCCCTACCAGGATATTAACCACAAAGAtactgttacagctttaggtgaccaAGGTGTCTCTTggattttagataaagtttgtgacacttaacagagtaaacacttctagcttcaaagGAGACAGGATGTTTGAGGTCTGGGTGGTCCCTTAAGCAGAAACAGTTGTAaaagtttaccttagtatacCTAGGTAAGCTGTaggttaatgattgtcaaggagcagtacagacacgCAATATAAGATCACACACTGCTCAAAGGAGCAGAGAAGAGAAGAACAAGGGAGGAGAGAAGAGTTTGAAagagttgggacttgaagcttgcacCAGGTAGGAGCCTCTTCTTCATGATCGTCTGaaccaaacctgactggagctgaGTATTAGAACCGTGCAATAGATAGTGTGCTGTTCTGTGTATTTAGGAAACTTGgatttcctgggtaaaagatgcGTCAGTTAGAAACTGACTTTCCTGCctagggtgcatttttatggataggaatataggctcccatttattttgtggcatttggggtgcagagagagagactgcaggtttcattgtatttaattatctcttgtgtggcctctgtcGGCATTGagagtttaatgcttagtaACAGTCTGGCGTTTTCTgcgtgaccagaatgttaggtcTCCAAAACATCTTGTTTATAAATACTATACATAGAGTAACttatgtgttgtatgttttgttgtgtgtagtgtagtttgtgtcttgtgATCATTACTATTTGTTTCACCAAGTGtgtctggattattactcctctcaccAAAGCTGTCAGAGAACAAGGAATTCACATGCCTCTAGTTATACTAGCCTCTCGGGTATATTgctagaaatcacttacaagttgggggttatgcataattatttcacttattgactaaaccactCTAAACTTATCCTGATTTTCACAGTTAGGgaaccccccatttgtaacagtacgttatTGGATAGCTGTGCTGACGTAAGATGGTTCAGTTTCACAGAATAGCAGGCTGTGCTATAAGTATAAAGACCGCTGAGGATCACTGTCTGATCCCTGGGTGTGCAGACTCAGCGAAGTGGCGTGCATGTTGGTGGGAGATTCAGCGATGGGTGACCTGGCTCTCCGCTGTCTTGTTTCCAGGTACAAGATGCTGATCCACATCCGCACCCACACGAATGAGAAGCCACACCGCTGCCCCACCTGCAACAAGAGCTTCTCGCGGCTGGAGAACCTCAAGATACACAACCGCTCGCACACGGGTCAGTGCACACAGCGCCTGCTGCCTCAGTCACGCTTCGCGCTTCATGATGCATTCCAGCAGGTCTCAGCCCCTGGCACTAGCAGTATGTAATCGCCTTGTCTGAAGGTGCTCAAGGTGGGACAGCGCAGCGGACAGACACAGTACAGGCACAGGGGGGCTGTCCAGGACACGAGGTCAAAGCAAGACAGCATCCAAGCCGAGATAAACGCTGTAGAAAGTAATCAGCACAGGGGTGTTCCGAGAGACGTAGCAGAGGTCAGGAATGCAAAGCAAGTACAAACTCGGGAATGCGGGAACTAGAGACGCTTCTTGTCAAAATTCTATAAACAGGGCCCAGAGCATTGTCAGAGCAGATCTTAAACAGCCTGAGCCACCTGAGACAGGAGTGGTCGAATACTGCCTACAGGTGGTGCAGATCTTTTGTCTGAGCGAGTTTCCTTGGCAACCAGGACTGACAGACAGGGGAGCAGAGGCGTGGCCAGCTGCCGTGGCAACACTAACTCGCTGCGCGGCTCTCCAGCCTGGATGGGCCTGACAGTGACGGACTTAAGCCACCAGTTTTGTTTTGGGGGGGGCAGATTGTAGGATGCAGGCGATTATTCCAAACTGAAATTGTTTCTGAAAGCCGGCGGTATGCGGCTCTCCTCTGTGTCTGCAGGAGAAAAACCCTACATCTGCCCCTATGAAGGCTGCAACAAGCGCTACTCCAACTCCAGCGACCGCTTCAAGCACACGCGCACGCACTACGTGGACAAGCCCTACTACTGCAAGATGGTGGGCTGCCTGAAGCGCTACACGGACCCCAGCTCGCTGCGCAAGCACATCAAGGCGCACGGGCACTTTGTGGCTCACgagcagcagggggcgctgctgAAGGGGGCGCGGGCGGTCCCGGGGGGCAAGGGGGCGGGGCTGCCCTACGTGAGCGGGGCGCACATCATCATCCCCGGCCCGGCCACGGCGGCCGCCATCCTGGGGAGCCACGCGCTTCAGGGACTCGGCGCCTCCCTGCCCCTGCCGCTCAGCCCCCGGCCCCTGGACCTCAGCACGCTGGGGTGCCCGGCTGTCGGCTCCTCTCCGCTGGGCGCCCCCGTCCTCTCCCTCAACGGTACGCCCCTGGGCCTGGCCAAGAGCCCGCTGGTCTCCCCCGGCTTCCCGGCGGCCGGCCTGGGCCTGCCACTGGTCTCCGTGCTGACCTCCGAGAAGAGCCCCGGCAAGCCgcactccaggcaccccagggCCCGGCCCAAGCCCGACCGGGAGGAGGGGCTGGCGGGTCTCCCCGGGGCGGTGCTCAACCTCTCCGCGGGGGCTGCGGCCCTGGCCAAGCCCGACGCGCTGGCCCCGGGCTGGGTGGTCATCCCCCCGGGGTCTGTGGTGCTGAAGCCGGCCGTCGTGAACTGAACCACATTCccgagggagggagggaggaggaggagaagggggTCGGGTGGGGTACTGGGGCGGTGCAGGGCAGAGGGGGCCCCCGTTTCGGGCTCGGAttgaaaacgcgtttttttcccGAAAGGAGGCGAGCGGCTGGGGTGGGCCCCGACGGGGTGTCAGTCATCCATCCCACTGCCTGTCCGCCCTTGTCTGAAGCTCTCGACGGGGTCTGGAGTTGCAGGAACAAATTTCGTAGAACTCCGGATTCGAATAATTTGCTATCCAGCAGAACACTCCTTTCACCCAAACGTACCAGAAAACCtcaagaaggaaagaaaatattttcacctCCAAAAATCTTTGGTCTCCTTTCAGAAATACCCCTTTCCTTCGAAGCGGAGGCCCTTCTCAGTTCAGCACTTCCTCACCAGACCCATTCCCTCTGTTTCCGTATTGTGTAGTTCTAAGAACCCTCTCATGTATTTATGTACTTTAACGACAGCCTTGAGCTCGATGCCCTTGACCAGATTCTTAATGATGTTAACGTGCTGCTTGGATTTACGtcctctgctgctgtctgatAGTGTTCCAAACCAAAGCCGCGTAGTTTTATTTTAGGTCTTCAAAAAGATGCTTCAGGTTTCTTTGATAAGCCATTTGTACTAAATACTGTGAACTGTTCTGGAAGTCCTTCAATTTTAAAAACGAATTTCTTGATCTGTATTGCTGGAATTCTATGGGAAAACGCATCATCAGAAGCACTTTTTGCTCCACCCTGGCAGAGTGGGGACAGAAGAAGGTGCTAACTGAATGACAAAACTGCCTGCGCAGCCCTTGTTCCAGGCAGCAGATTTGCACCTGTGAGCGCCCTCTGCACACAGAGCCCCATAATTCTGGTCGGGTAGCACAGAGCAGCATTATGGGAATTGCCCAAAACAGCCGTGAAATCAGCCATGCTGGTTTGCAACTTTGGATTTGAACTTAGTAGTTTTTGACCTGCTTGTGCAGAGCTCTTTGGAGTCCGTGGAGCTTACTGTTGCAGATGTGTCCCTTAGCAGGCCTGTCCCATGGGTCTGCACGCACAATAACAAGTGAGGTCCAGCAGGCTTTATTGTAAGATCTTTTATGACACCCAGAAACAGCAACAAGTCTGTACTAAAGGAAAACCCCAGCTGACTACTTGCATTATGCAGAGCCTTTATTAACAAACTTAAAGCTTAATTGCACCCAATTAAGGGTAAAACCCTTTACCATTTAATTGAAATTTGCACAATTAATCCCCTGCTGTGGATATTTAAAAAGATTCGAGGCTGTGTAGTGGTCTCTGGTGGTAGGTCAGTTGCAGTTGCAGCCCTTTCGCTGGCCTTGAAGAGCACACTTGAAGAGCAGCTGTCTCGCCCTGTTCCTGTCTGTTATAACCTAGAGCTCTTGCCCTTCACCCTCACAAGTCAATGCAAGGTCAAACTAGATTCCTCTTATTCTGACTGTTGTTATATATTTGCAGCATCATTGCAGTCTTTTTTTAGTTATGCCATATAATTGCACCACAAGACTGAGTGCTTCTTAAAATGCTTCTGAATTATGCAGTGCAGCCTATCATCTATATAATGGTCTATAAAGACCTTTACTTAGACTTGACACAAAGGCTAATAATACTGTCttaatataaagtaaaaaatagatacagtaaCAGCTTTTGCCCTTATTCCTATACTTCTAGTGTTACTTTCATAATGACTGGTTACAAGGCATTTGACCCTGAACTcgattcagttcaattcaagatgctttattggcatgaccgatGGGAACTCTCTTACCGTGATGTAATCGGAATCCATGTTTCAAGCAATTTGTcctgaattatttttcaaaaaaataatttaaaatgaaatcaagtacatgaaaaacaatatttctcaTTCAGCACCATTAATGCAGTTAGTGGGGCTAAAAGCTGAGGGGACTTGTGAGGTCAAAGGTTAATTGCGTTATGAGACAGCAGTCAGgcttgtgactggaaggttgtgggttcgaacaGCCAATGGAGTGCTGCtgctgtacccttgagcaaggcactTCACTTGGAAGGCTGCAGTTCATCACCAAGCCGGGCTAAATATTAGccaaatacattaataatagGAACTAATAAACCTTTTTCATTTCCCAATAAATTTGAGCGTTTAGGGGTCCCAAAAACCTTTATTCACTTAAAATTGTCAAGTGTTTTAGGAAGTGAAAGTGACTAAAATGTCCAGTTCAGCAAATTGTCAGTATCGTGGTGAAGTGACAAGAGTGCTCTTCTGATTCGGGATCCCTccagtcttaaatgtgttcaagCACAGGGGCTGTTGTGCTAAAGAAATGTGTGTTAGTGAGGTTTTACCAATAATGGTGTAAATGCAAAGTCGTGGTTTTACAGATAATGCGGTTTCTCCACCCTGGCCTCTAGGGTTTTGTGGTTTTCACCCTAGCtcgatattattattattaactatatAAGCACCTAGAACAAATGTTCATTTAAACCATTTCCATCGCATTTGAGTGCTCAACTTGGTGGGAACAGAAGGCAAGATGCTGTCTGCTGGATTGCGCCACTGAGCCTCAGTGATAAAGGGGGAATGCTGGTCAGACTGACCAGGCGCTGTTGGGAAACAGGTAGGGTTTGGCTAAGGGTATCGAgctgaaaaggttaaaacagacAAGTGTGGACAAGACCATGCAATGGCATTCCTGATTTGCAGATCTGTACAGGGCTGGATCGGAGCCCCCTGGTGGTCGCTTCTAGTAGGACGTGCAAAGAAATGTTACTTTTCAAAACCAGTGTGTCTCGGTGTTTTCAGACTGTTGTTACAGAAACCATACAACTTGAAACCTCTAAAAGCTCGGAAAAGATTGCATCGGCAAGATGATGTGCGTCAGCCACTGCGGTCCAGTTCTAAAGGATATAAAAATCATCCCTGTTCAAAGTCTTTTCTGAAACAGGGTGAATGATGTTAAATTGTGTAAAGGTGGGCCAGCAGATAGCTTAGGAGCTGCCGCACCTTGAACATTAAGATTTGATTACGGCAACGCATGAGCAACACTCTTCATTGAAAACGATCCCAGAAAGTGCAAGAGGTGCTTTTCCATCAGGGCTCGCAGTGCTGAACGGACCCTGTCAGTGGATCGTTTTTCAGGGCTGGGTGTCATGAACAAGCATCCTGTCCGCCTGAAGGgacctataaaaaaaaatagatcacTGGCAATTAACGCGCACGTCTTGGGATACTGGGCTGAGTTCGGCCTCAGTAGTTATTGTCCACCAGGCTCTCCATCCAGCCCTTTCTTTCCTCTAGGCCTCTGGTGGCCGATCTTGAGCCAGCAGGGCCAGGGTCCTGCAGGATCCCCGAGGATCTTGGTATGCGCTGTTCTAGGGCTAGAGACCTAGAAGAGATGGGGAAATCTCGGCTGATCCTCCAGGACCCAGGCTGGCCatcgcttttttttttgtaatccaACCTCCCTCCCCTCCAACTCGCCCCATCTCCCTTCCTCCTCTCCAGTAATGACCAGGGAGATCACCGTCTCCCACCGGCCAGCCCCCCGGGGCGTTCGGCACCTCTGAACTGCTAGAACTTAAGGTGCTTGTTGAGGAATCTGTTCAGCATCTTCCTGTGGGTGGCGGCCTGCAGAGGCTCTGAGATGGGGTTAGAGAGGGTGAGAGAGATCAACACAGGGAGCATTCCCTAAGAACACACAGAGACCTGCCTCTTTGCTTCTTGTCATGATAGTTCtcttatttgttattttgttccTAGACGAGACATTTCTTCATGTTGAAGTTGCTTTTGCTTGTTCCACTATCACTGCTTAACTTGGCTTCTCTGGTAGAGACGGTGCTTCCGGCTCCAGTGTTTGGCAGGCTGCTGCAGGGGTTACAGTGGCAAGTCACGTGAATGGATGTGTTCAGGGCCGTGAGATCACACTTGTCCGATACCTGTCTTGtaaatttgtagaatgaattgcCAGCCCCATGTGGAAGATGGTCAACTGACTGGCCCATTTGCATGGACCCCACCCAGAAACTGTCCATCTCTTGTGATGCAGTGTTCAGTTACGTCTGGGTTACACAGCAGTCATCCAAGACTGGACTTGGAGTGTCCTGCCTAAGGGTTTCCTGTATGGATGAGGCTTTAGTTTGTCGGTGATGCTGAGCAGTTCAAGCCTCAAAAGTGTTTAAGGAGACATGAAGAAGGATGGTTTTGGAAATAAGTACCTGCTGCTGCACAGATCCCAGGACAGCCCGATACTGTTGAGCAGTATGTTGAACAGCAGAGCAGTCCTTTGCTGTAGTATAACAGGGCCATTGGCTTATACTGTCTTGATTCTGGAAGGACAAGTGTATCAGCCAAATATCTCAGACAGGTACATAAAAACTGTCTAGATTTTCTACAGTCTTTTCCTGTTCTGTAGGCTCCAGTACAGCAGTGCCCATCTGGatgaatgttaatttaaaacctGTTAGCTGCTAGCTTGTAGCTGCAGTGATCGGAAGGAGATCCTGCCCACACGCTGTTTTAAGTGTGAAGGGTGCAATGATCTCGATGCCAGTGGCGGAATCGATCACAGCCCGCGTAGATGAGTAAATTGAGCCTTGGATCATCTCTAGATATCCAAACTGTGCATTTGGCTTCGGTCCTGACAGACAGGGTTTGAGTCATACAGCCTGCCTCAACTGCACAGCTGAGGGTGATGATATCCTTCCCTGTGGCTCAGGAGAAGATGCCATGTATGTAAAAtgtctgtaaaaataaataatgaatggGAGAGCATTGAAAGCATTGTCCACAGGTGGAGCAGCAGACCAGGTGAAGCTCTGAAAGCTTGCCCTTTCAGGAACTGCTGGCAACAGAACAACTTTATTTAATCTGGAGAAACAGCGGCAGGGACATTTATCTGGCACTTAAACACAAGCAGGGTCAGTTGGCTCAGTACAAATAAAGTCACCCTTCCTGTGTGATTTTAGGTGAAAAGACCTGAATATTCTCAGATGGGGCTTTTTGGGACTGTTCTGCAGCAGTCAAAAGAAATTCAAAGAATAATTCGAAACACTTCCAGCAAAACAGTTCTGTTCGAGCGCCACAGTGACGGTGGGCAGGCTGTCAGGTGGAGGTCAAAAAGAAACGCGTTCCTTTTTACTGTAACAAAGATCCTATATACTAGGATAAGCTGTCCAGGATTACAGTTTACTACAACACAGCTCAGAAATAGGCAACAAACAAAACTCCCCGAAACGAACTGAAGGATTTTAATCATAATAGGAGGATAAATTCTCCACATGGACAAAAGTTTGTACTGCAGACTCTATTTGCTAGTAATAATAAGGTGTTTTATCTGATTTAAGGTGCAGCCATGGATGTATATAAGACTTTATCACCGTAAGCAGAACCATGACCGCTGCTGTATATCCTAATGAGCAGCAGAACTGGGAGGTGGCATGGACTTAGCGGTTAAACTTATGGATGGtgaccccccccctcccccatttCTGCCCCTGCCCACCCACCTGTATCTTCCAGTAGGACTGAGGACCGCCCAGGGCTAGCTTCTCCTGCCGCTTGGTGCAGGTGGGTGCTCCAGTCAAACAGGCGATCAAGTCCTTTTAAAGTCAGGAGGGTGAAAGGTGACACCTGTAACCCACTCCTGGCCTAGTGAAGCAAAGAGGCTATCCCAGGCTGCCGAGGAGAAGACCTCGGCCTGCCCCGCTAGACAGAGAGGGCGCTTGGCAACCTGTCTCTGTCTACGCGCCCACTAGGAGGCGCtgtcggggggagggggggtctcTACTGGAGAAAGCCAAGACTGACACAGACCCTCCAGGGGTCCACAcaactttaaaatgttaataagcTGTTTTGACGTATTAACCCTTTGAGCACTTTAAAGGCGTGCGGGTCACATCCCGCCCTGGAATAATTCAATTCCCCACCACCCCCCCCCAAGCCCTAGATTGCAGAAGAAGAGAGACAGAGGTGCCTCTCAACTTTAACTTGCAAACGAGGAATCGTTTGATCCCTGTTTCATCAGATAAAGGCCTAAGGTACTGTAGCTTCATTGTACTGGCTGATGTGAAGAGACACTTAAAAGATGTGGCACAAATCAGAATTCTCAGAAACCTGCACTGCAGTATTCAAAAACCTTGCAAGGCAGAAACCTCCAACCATTATCTCCACTGTCACATTTACATCTAAGCTGGCAACTTGGTTTCTCTGGTGAACTTTCTAACTGTGTTTAATTGTAATTTTAAGAACCGCTAAAATGGTTCTCTATGGTTCACCCTGGTATTTTCTTCCACACAGAGTAAAACAGCACAGCCAAGGTCTCACTTTAAGTGACTGCCAAGCAGCTGTCTTATCTCAGCAAAGCCTTTGATCCAAAGCGAAGAGATGGGGTGGGATCgcatgttttctttctccgAACACAACTTGTCTCACTGGACGAGTTTATACTGCTCTATAATGCATTTGTAGCGATCATTAAAAATGTAGTACAATATTTAAGAAGGGACGCCATAATTGAATGTGCTGTAGAGGTGCACAAAGGGTTAATAATAATAGACTAAGGCCTGAGAAGGCCTGTATCAgaggtttttttgtttttgcacattgagATATTTTAATATCAGTATTTTTAATGGTTCTAAGTGCCTTCTATTATAGTTGAAATGtagaggatatacagtatattaaatataaatatatattttttctccgGCTCCAATATTGAAGCCGCACGTACAGAGTTGTAAAAGTCTTAAATTGGTACAAGTTAGCAGTGTGCTCCTGTTTTAGAGGAAGTTTATTATGTCGacgagaaaacaaaacaatttaataaagTTGCATTTGATAACTTTACTGTGTCATCTTctgggtttttttgttttgtgaattcAGGGGCGAGAGAACCCCGATAAAAAGTTTGACCCTTGAAGACCTGTGTGTGTAGGTGACTTGCGATCGTGCCAGTGTCCGTAGCGTTCCCGGTAATGACTTTAATTACTAAGCTCCCGGGTGGCGCAGTGGCAGGGCAGGTAGTGTTATAGCTTTGCAGTACTTCGGTCCCAGGCTTCGTTCCGGCCTGCTGCCCCTTCTGcgcggagtttgcatgttctccctcgGACTGCATGGACTTTGACCCATCACCCCAGGTCCTCATTTCCCACTTGCTGCCCTGGTTAACTGGCATATCTGAATTGCTCCGTGTACATGAGCGAGTGTTTCCTTCAATGACCTGGCATCAAGGCTGTAGTCCTGccttttagatagatagataatactttattaatcccgtggGGAAATTGATGAAATTTCAAAATTGATGATTTTGTCCAGTGCTGGTCCAGATTAGCCTCACTGCAGCCCTGAAGAATAAATCCCGGTCCAGAAAATAGCCAACACCACCACACAGTCATTCGGAGGACCATGGGACACGTTCCAGGTTAAATCACGTCACAGCACACTGTTGCTAAAACGCGCCAGTGAGTATGAGCTCTGTGAGGCTGCCCCCCTTCAAACGGCACAAACCATTGCGTTTGTGCAGCTGGAAGTGTTGCTTTTGTTTCCGAGCTATAACGCCTTACGTCTTCGGGGGGCGTGACGTCACTCTGCCCCCTACAACAGCGCAGGAGACCCGAACCGGTCGGGTTCGTTGGGGATGCGTCTGGAccggtttgtgccgttgaaatcAGTTTCCAAGCTGCTTTTGTGCCTTCTTTTTCTGGTGATCACATAACCAGGTAGGTTGACTTTGACCGCCAGCTTCCCGTCCGGAAAGTCCGAGCGCCGTATTACTGGTGCGGAGGTACTGGAAGGATATCTGCAATTTCGTTTCGCTTTTTGGGGGCGGGGGTTGagtttgcatttaataccactatTTTCTGCGAGTTTATGCGAACAGGAAAATTAGGTTTGTCTCCAATATCACACCGTAATCACAAGAGTTGCGggtttagccttaaaaatcgaGTATTATCAAAGAACTATATGTTCTGAGAAAAACGCTTTAACTAGcacgtctttaaaaaaaaaactgtcatcgTCCCGTTATCCATGTCTTTGTAATGAACTTTTTAATTGAACATTTACGATTTGTTTTCGGTTCAACTCAAACTACTTTATTCAGATCATGAATAGTAAAAGGTTAGAAATAAGCGTCACCCTCGCGCCATCTACGGCGTTTACTCCTGTGTTTGGAGTTCAGATCGAGCAGTAAGAATTATACTGTTAGTGTTTGACAGTCAGTCTCACCTGTGATTACGGTACTGTACGTCACTCATTGACTGTGCTTCCGCAACACTTTTCACTGTATTACCTGTGTGCACAGTGTATAACACTATATAGAGtttttaatgacttttttaaataatcgaAATTAATTTGCATCTCTGTCTTACAGATGACAATTATGAGTTCATATAAAGCCCCTAAATACCTGCCGCACACTGTTTCAACTAGTTCATTGCCTTCACTGAAATTCATAGACTCCATTTTCACCACCTGCACTCTTTGCACTTGACTACAGCAACTTTCATATCTTATagtatataaaataacattttctctaatattaataataaggaGTGATGTGATGTTCCATTATTtgcaaaacctgttttttccGTCCTCATCGCTATTCTGTTTTCTAGGCATACAGCATTTCACATTCTATTTACATGCGTCGCTTTTGATTTTTACATCTTGAATCTGAAGGATTAAACTTCTGTGTTGAACTTTGTCAAATGCCAATGGAAATATATCATATTGTGACACCTACTGGTATAAAGGAACTAAAGAGATACTCCGCCCAGCCACTAGTTAGCTAgagtataaaacatttatttcaatttaatcGTTCATGCAGTTTTTTATAAGTTGTCTTTAGATTAATTTCggacatatttttaaatttaaaaatcaacattttaacCTCTCAGGCTTCACGTCTGACGCATGACATACAGGATCCCTCAATCTACTGTAAACCTTTTTAACTATCATTCGAAAAGATGAACAAGTCGTGTCCAGTCGCACAAAATGCTAGAAAAGCGCTTTACAAAGGCGTTTCAGTAGCTTTATTGCTTGAAATGAGAGTAAACAGGCGAACCGCCTCGTCTCGGAACAGTGAATTGGCTTTAGTCTGAATAAGAGATGTACATGGCCGGTATTTTGCGTGGCCGGCCTGGTGGCTCCGCGGGCTGAACCATCGGACACTTCTAAAGTTCAGAGAGCAGATCGACTCCCGGAGAGTCTTGAGTTGAAGTCGAGCCCCGAGCCTCCCCGTCAGTCTGAGACCTAATCC
This sequence is a window from Lepisosteus oculatus isolate fLepOcu1 chromosome 19, fLepOcu1.hap2, whole genome shotgun sequence. Protein-coding genes within it:
- the glis2b gene encoding zinc finger protein GLIS2b, which produces MLSLDEPLDLKLPRGRGGRDRVARAPPPPAPAARPRQLRMADDGTAVIVPVSPASPHTGVPVLPQEKLEPRTPPAVDLSLSPPPGPAPSPPELPNGHGTPPLFPGDCPQIRYLDGGASSQAFQFFLPIGSGGGLHLPSSMFIGPPKEKRVSPDLSADEQLACRWVKCHLLFDSLQDLVDHVNDFHVKPEKDSGYCCHWEGCARRGRGFNARYKMLIHIRTHTNEKPHRCPTCNKSFSRLENLKIHNRSHTGEKPYICPYEGCNKRYSNSSDRFKHTRTHYVDKPYYCKMVGCLKRYTDPSSLRKHIKAHGHFVAHEQQGALLKGARAVPGGKGAGLPYVSGAHIIIPGPATAAAILGSHALQGLGASLPLPLSPRPLDLSTLGCPAVGSSPLGAPVLSLNGTPLGLAKSPLVSPGFPAAGLGLPLVSVLTSEKSPGKPHSRHPRARPKPDREEGLAGLPGAVLNLSAGAAALAKPDALAPGWVVIPPGSVVLKPAVVN